TTCATTCCCCTTCCACGATTGCTCTGACCTCTATAGTTGTTCGATCCCATTCCTCTGCCACGATTAGAGTTGTATCGAAATTGAGGATGATTGGTCCGATTAGTATCAGATGTCTGAGAAGAATCGGTCATGGTGGAATCGGGTAATTTGGCGGTTGTGGCGATGAGTGCCGAATCAGTGGTGGAAGAGATATGAGAAACTTGCTTCTGTTTACGAGTCTCTTCTAGAATCAATTTGGACCTTGCTTCATAGAATGAAGGTAATTTGCTCTTTTGAGTGATATAAGTACCAACAGTGTCAAAGTTATCGTTGAGTCCGACAACCAATTGTAACACCATACGGTCGTCGGTGACTTTAACACCAACGTTGCGAAGCTGATCGACAAGAACTTTGATTTGTTGACAATAGGCTGCACAATTGGAAAAGTCATCAAGGCGAATTTTTGAAAATTGGCGTTGGAGGTAAAGTGCACGTATATTTTTATTGTCTTGAAATATGTTTTCCAATTGAATCCACACATTGGCGGCAGTGGATTCGTCCTCTAGTATATTTTCGAGTGGAGCAATAGAGATAGTACCATAGATCCATTGAAGGACTATAGCAT
This genomic window from Rutidosis leptorrhynchoides isolate AG116_Rl617_1_P2 chromosome 2, CSIRO_AGI_Rlap_v1, whole genome shotgun sequence contains:
- the LOC139889137 gene encoding uncharacterized protein; translated protein: MADKFHPALSVTNIKNMIPITLNIDNAQYSSWAQLFKTHYNSRLDAIVLQWIYGTISIAPLENILEDESTAANVWIQLENIFQDNKNIRALYLQRQFSKIRLDDFSNCAAYCQQIKVLVDQLRNVGVKVTDDRMVLQLVVGLNDNFDTVGTYITQKSKLPSFYEARSKLILEETRKQKQVSHISSTTDSALIATTAKLPDSTMTDSSQTSDTNRTNHPQFRYNSNRGRGMGSNNYRGQSNRGRGMNFSPNVYANQWNNPPNWAYSPPNWAVAAASPWATPPCPYPSSNWVRPNSLLYHLSPPSTFTALSSNIWHHLLGHPGNEVLRSLSNKQFISCNKQLLHSVFQSYVFGK